A portion of the Vulpes vulpes isolate BD-2025 chromosome 5, VulVul3, whole genome shotgun sequence genome contains these proteins:
- the HARBI1 gene encoding putative nuclease HARBI1, whose protein sequence is MAIPITVLDCDLLLYGRGHRTLDRFKLDDVTDEYLMSMYGFPRQFIYYLVELLGASLSRPTQRSRAISPETQILAALGFYTSGSFQTRMGDAIGISQASMSRCVANVTEALVERATQFIRFPADEASMQALKDEFYGLAGMPGVIGVVDCIHVAIKAPNAEDLSYVNRKGLHSLNCLMVCDIRGALMTVETNWPGSLQDYAVLQQSSLNSHFEAGMHKDSWLLGDSSFFLRTWLMTPLHIPETPAEYRYNMAHSATHSVIEKTFRTLCSRFRCLDGSKGALQYSPEKSSHIILACCVLHNISLEHGMDVWSSPMTGPMEQPPEEEYEHMESLDLEADRIRQELMLTHFS, encoded by the exons ATGGCTATACCAATAACAGTGCTTGACTGTGATCTCTTGCTCTATGGCCGAGGTCACCGCACACTGGACCGCTTTAAGCTGGATGACGTGACTGATGAATACTTGATGTCCATGTATGGGTTTCCTCGACAGTTCATTTATTACTTGGTGGAGCTCTTGGGGGCAAGTCTTTCTAGACCTACTCAGAGATCCAGAGCTATTAGCCCAGAGACACAGATCCTTGCAGCACTGGGCTTCTATACTTCAGGTTCCTTCCAGACTCGGATGGGAGATGCTATTGGAATCAGTCAGGCATCTATGAGTCGATGTGTTGCCAATGTCACTGAAGCACTTGTGGAAAGAGCCACACAGTTCATTCGCTTTCCAGCTGATGAAGCCTCCATGCAGGCTCTAAAGGATGAATTCTATGGCTTGGCAGGGATGCCAGGGGTAATAGGGGTGGTTGACTGTATCCATGTGGCAATCAAGGCACCAAATGCTGAAGACCTCTCCTATGTGAACCGCAAAGGTCTGCATTCTTTGAACTGCCTGATGGTGTGTGACATCAGAGGGGCACTAATGACTGTGGAGACCAACTGGCCAGGCAGCCTACAGGACTATGCTGTGCTACAGCAGTCTTCCCTCAATAGTCATTTTGAAGCTGGAATGCACAAAGATAGCTGGCTGCTCG GTGACAGTTCCTTCTTTCTGCGTACTTGGCTCATGACCCCCCTTCACATTCCTGAAACTCCAGCCGAATATCGTTATAATATGGCCCATTCTGCAACTCACAGTGTGATTGAGAAGACTTTCCGAACTCTCTGCTCCCGATTCCGCTGCCTGGATGGATCCAAGGGAGCACTGCAATACTCACCAGAGAAGTCTAGCCACATTATCTTGGCTTGTTGTGTCCTCCACAACATCTCCCTGGAGCATGGGATGGATGTTTGGTCCTCTCCAATGACAGGACCCATGGAACAGCCCCCTGAAGAAGAGTATGAGCACATGGAGTCTTTGGACCTAGAGGCTGACCGAATCCGTCAGGAGCTGATGCTCACTCATTTTAGCTAA